One genomic region from Erythrobacter mangrovi encodes:
- the dinB gene encoding DNA polymerase IV, translated as MSGAKDTDDDGEADGLRKIIHVDMDAFFASVEQRDNPELRGKPVAVGGAGGRGVVAAASYEARKFGVRSAMPSVTAKRLCPDLIFVRHRFDAYKEASRQIRAIFHHHTDLVEPLSLDEAYLDVTEDKLGIGSATRIAELIRQEIRAKTRLTASAGVSYNKFLAKIASDQNKPDGMCVIRPGEGAEFVAKLPIRRFHGVGPKGAEKMARLGIATGADLATKDIAWLRSNFGSFADYLYRAARGIDLRPVRASRIRKSVGGERTFSRDLSAGSELRETMEDIIDIVWTSIEKTEAKGRTVTLKMKYADFQAVSRAKTVDRPIETKDEFAGIGRALLEEMLPLPMPIRLMGLTLSKLEGSEEKEEPRADAQLSLL; from the coding sequence ACAACCCCGAACTGCGCGGCAAACCCGTTGCCGTTGGCGGCGCGGGCGGGCGCGGCGTGGTCGCCGCGGCCAGCTATGAAGCGCGCAAGTTCGGCGTACGCAGCGCCATGCCCTCGGTCACCGCCAAGCGGCTGTGCCCCGACCTCATCTTCGTGCGCCACCGGTTCGATGCCTACAAGGAAGCCAGCCGCCAGATTCGGGCGATCTTCCACCACCACACCGATCTGGTCGAGCCGCTGAGCCTCGACGAAGCCTATCTCGACGTCACCGAAGACAAGCTCGGCATCGGCAGCGCGACGCGGATCGCAGAGCTGATCCGCCAGGAAATCCGCGCCAAGACCCGGCTCACCGCCAGCGCGGGGGTGAGCTACAACAAGTTCCTCGCCAAGATCGCCAGCGACCAGAACAAGCCCGACGGCATGTGCGTGATCCGCCCCGGCGAAGGTGCAGAGTTCGTCGCCAAGCTGCCGATCCGCCGCTTCCACGGCGTCGGCCCCAAGGGCGCGGAGAAGATGGCGCGCCTGGGCATCGCCACTGGTGCGGATCTGGCGACCAAGGATATCGCCTGGCTGCGGTCGAACTTCGGCAGCTTTGCCGACTATCTCTATCGCGCGGCGCGCGGGATCGACCTCAGGCCGGTGCGCGCCAGCCGCATCCGCAAGTCGGTGGGCGGCGAACGCACCTTCAGCCGCGACCTGTCCGCCGGCAGCGAGCTGCGCGAGACGATGGAGGATATCATCGACATCGTCTGGACCTCGATCGAAAAGACCGAGGCCAAGGGCCGCACGGTCACGCTCAAGATGAAATACGCCGACTTCCAGGCGGTGAGCCGCGCAAAGACCGTGGACCGTCCCATCGAAACTAAGGACGAATTTGCCGGGATCGGGCGCGCATTGCTCGAAGAGATGCTGCCGTTACCCATGCCGATCCGGCTGATGGGACTGACGCTATCCAAGCTCGAGGGAAGCGAGGAGAAGGAAGAACCGCGCGCCGATGCGCAGCTGAGCCTGCTCTAG